From a region of the Methanoculleus receptaculi genome:
- the kamA gene encoding lysine 2,3-aminomutase: MTILSNNQQEIAERIDAGHADEVWRDWKWHVRHAITDISTFERLLGVSFEDEERRQLEETLERFPMRITPYYLSLIDTNDLWNDPIFMQSFPSPAELQVEPDDMEDPLAEDADHPAPCITHRYPDRVLFLVSNVCAMYCRHCTRKRKVGDVDYIPSEAEVIESLDYIRENPQIRDVLLSGGDPLMLPDDRLDWVLTELDDIEHVEVVRIGTRIPVTLPYRVTEDLTDMLARHHPLWVNTHFNHPAEITDSSEKALARLADAGIPLGNQTVLLAGVNDCPRIMKTLVHKLVKNRVRPYYLYQCDLSEGLAHFRTPVSKGIEIIENLIGHTSGFAVPTYVIDAPGGGGKIPVMPQYIISWATNRVVLRNFEGVITTYREPDSYEPVWCDRKCANCDLYLKLDGADESKAVGIAKLLSGEDPTTALVPEHTERFERRNGC; this comes from the coding sequence ATGACCATTTTATCAAACAACCAACAGGAGATAGCAGAACGGATCGATGCTGGCCACGCTGATGAGGTCTGGCGGGACTGGAAATGGCATGTCCGGCACGCGATCACCGATATCTCGACATTCGAGCGGCTGCTGGGCGTATCCTTCGAGGATGAGGAGCGCCGGCAGCTGGAAGAGACGCTGGAGAGGTTTCCCATGCGGATAACCCCTTATTACCTATCGCTCATCGATACGAATGATCTCTGGAACGATCCGATCTTTATGCAGTCTTTCCCCTCTCCGGCGGAGCTGCAGGTCGAGCCCGACGATATGGAGGATCCGCTTGCCGAGGACGCCGATCACCCCGCCCCGTGTATCACCCACCGTTACCCGGATCGCGTGCTGTTTCTGGTGAGCAACGTCTGTGCCATGTACTGCCGGCACTGCACGCGGAAACGGAAGGTCGGGGACGTCGACTACATACCCTCGGAAGCCGAGGTCATCGAGAGCCTGGACTACATCCGTGAAAACCCGCAGATCCGTGACGTCCTCCTCTCGGGAGGCGACCCGCTGATGCTCCCTGACGATCGTCTCGACTGGGTGCTCACCGAGCTCGATGATATCGAGCACGTCGAGGTAGTCAGGATCGGTACCCGTATTCCGGTCACCCTTCCTTACCGGGTCACAGAGGACCTCACCGATATGCTTGCCCGTCACCATCCGCTCTGGGTGAACACCCATTTCAACCACCCGGCGGAGATCACCGACTCCTCCGAGAAGGCCCTTGCACGGCTCGCGGATGCGGGCATACCGCTAGGCAACCAGACCGTCCTGCTCGCAGGGGTGAACGATTGCCCCAGGATCATGAAGACCCTGGTGCACAAACTCGTTAAGAACCGGGTCCGCCCCTATTACCTCTACCAGTGCGACCTCTCCGAGGGGCTTGCCCATTTCCGCACCCCGGTCTCCAAGGGGATCGAGATCATCGAGAACCTCATCGGCCATACAAGCGGGTTTGCGGTCCCGACCTATGTCATCGATGCTCCAGGCGGCGGCGGAAAGATCCCGGTGATGCCGCAGTACATCATCTCATGGGCAACGAACCGGGTTGTGCTGCGCAACTTTGAGGGTGTGATAACAACGTACCGGGAGCCCGACTCATACGAACCTGTCTGGTGCGACCGAAAATGCGCAAACTGCGACCTCTACCTGAAACTCGATGGTGCGGACGAGTCCAAGGCGGTCGGGATCGCCAAACTCCTCTCCGGGGAGGATCCGACGACCGCGCTCGTCCCGGAGCACACCGAGAGGTTCGAGAGGAGAAATGGTTGCTGA
- the glgP gene encoding alpha-glucan family phosphorylase codes for MKTEIPYDRFAHVPERIFGLVDLAYNLWWSWHSSASVLFKMLNRAEWKMSRHNPVRMLLDTPPSFLERAAATPEFLRRYDIIMNRFQEYMVPGTSWFTQHYPVREPLTIAYFSSEFGLHQSLPFYAGGLGILAGDHIKASSDLGVPTVSAGFMYAEGYLHQHIEADGWQRNVAEILDRDAAPVLRVLDDDGKQVVVRVPQVDPPIYVAVWKVQVGRVPLYLLDTHIDENLPENRSISHRLYLTEIEYRLRQELVLGIGGRKVLHMLGAEYSAMHLNEGHSAFALLERLRERIEEGMSFEEAREQVRNTSLFTTHTPVAAAHDVFPEDLMAKYFHGYSESLGLSWNDFMALGKDPLSSGAGFNMTAFALRMSRFHNAVSRRHGQVAREMWQPLWPDLPVDEVPIDYITNGVHLLTWLNHRIESIFDRYVDPVYPDWRENYDNPIIWEVVDEIPDEDLWREHQWLKMKLFARIRERKRLKWAGHRDEPENLAAEGLMLDTAALTIGFARRFAEYKRADLIFDDPDRLERIVNNRWRPVQFIFAGKAHPADEQGKRILQKIYQYSQDPRFGGRIAFVEDYDEQVARYLVQGVDVWLNTPIPPMEACGTSGMKAGMNGVLNLSVLDGWWVEGYNGWNGWAFESRGNNHEDAATIYDLIENEIAPLYYSRMMDDVPHRWVQMMKESMKSIAPHYCALRMLKEYVTNYYPTVCRFAVGSREQMAGLEGVCPPGPAPEKK; via the coding sequence ATGAAGACGGAGATACCCTATGACCGGTTCGCCCATGTCCCGGAGCGGATCTTCGGTCTTGTCGACCTCGCCTACAACCTATGGTGGAGCTGGCACTCCTCGGCCAGCGTGCTATTCAAGATGCTGAACCGGGCGGAATGGAAGATGAGCCGTCACAACCCTGTCAGGATGCTCCTGGATACCCCGCCGAGTTTCCTTGAGCGGGCGGCGGCGACACCTGAATTCCTCCGCCGCTACGATATCATAATGAACCGGTTTCAGGAGTACATGGTGCCGGGAACGAGCTGGTTTACACAGCACTACCCTGTGCGGGAGCCCCTCACGATCGCCTACTTCTCAAGCGAGTTCGGGCTGCATCAGTCGCTCCCGTTCTATGCAGGGGGGCTCGGGATCCTGGCGGGCGACCACATAAAGGCGTCGAGTGACCTCGGTGTCCCGACGGTATCTGCAGGGTTTATGTATGCCGAGGGGTATCTCCATCAGCACATCGAGGCGGACGGCTGGCAGAGGAACGTCGCCGAGATCCTGGACCGTGATGCCGCCCCCGTTCTCCGGGTGCTGGACGATGATGGCAAACAGGTTGTGGTGCGGGTTCCACAGGTTGATCCGCCGATCTACGTTGCCGTCTGGAAAGTGCAGGTGGGGCGTGTCCCCCTCTACCTCCTTGACACCCATATCGATGAGAACCTGCCTGAGAACCGGAGCATCTCTCACCGCCTCTACTTAACGGAGATCGAGTACCGTCTCCGGCAGGAACTTGTGTTGGGCATCGGTGGACGGAAGGTTCTTCACATGCTTGGCGCTGAGTACTCGGCGATGCACTTAAACGAGGGGCACTCCGCATTTGCCCTCCTCGAGCGGCTCCGGGAGCGGATCGAGGAGGGGATGTCTTTCGAGGAGGCACGTGAGCAGGTCCGGAACACCTCCCTCTTCACGACCCATACCCCTGTCGCCGCCGCCCACGACGTCTTTCCAGAAGACCTGATGGCGAAGTATTTCCACGGGTATTCTGAGTCGCTTGGACTGTCCTGGAACGATTTCATGGCGCTCGGCAAGGACCCGCTAAGCTCCGGCGCAGGTTTCAACATGACCGCGTTTGCTCTCCGGATGAGCCGATTCCACAACGCCGTCTCACGGCGTCACGGCCAGGTTGCAAGGGAGATGTGGCAGCCACTCTGGCCCGATCTGCCGGTAGATGAAGTGCCGATCGACTATATCACGAACGGCGTTCACCTCCTGACCTGGCTGAACCACCGGATCGAGTCTATCTTTGACCGTTACGTGGATCCCGTCTACCCGGACTGGCGGGAGAATTATGACAACCCGATCATCTGGGAGGTGGTGGACGAGATCCCCGATGAAGACCTCTGGCGTGAGCACCAGTGGCTGAAGATGAAACTCTTTGCCCGTATAAGAGAGCGAAAACGTCTCAAGTGGGCGGGACACCGGGACGAACCTGAGAACCTCGCGGCGGAGGGGCTCATGCTCGACACCGCTGCGTTAACGATCGGGTTTGCCCGCCGGTTTGCTGAGTACAAGCGCGCCGATCTGATCTTTGATGACCCTGACCGGCTTGAGCGGATCGTGAACAACCGCTGGAGACCGGTGCAGTTCATCTTTGCCGGGAAGGCCCACCCCGCCGACGAACAGGGCAAACGGATCCTCCAGAAGATCTACCAGTATTCCCAGGATCCACGGTTTGGCGGCAGGATAGCGTTCGTCGAGGATTACGACGAGCAGGTTGCACGTTACCTGGTTCAGGGTGTAGACGTCTGGTTGAACACACCCATCCCCCCTATGGAGGCGTGCGGCACGAGCGGTATGAAGGCGGGGATGAACGGCGTGCTGAACCTCTCGGTTCTGGATGGCTGGTGGGTTGAGGGCTACAACGGCTGGAACGGCTGGGCTTTTGAGAGTCGGGGGAATAACCATGAGGACGCAGCGACGATCTATGACCTGATCGAGAACGAGATCGCCCCGCTCTACTACTCGCGGATGATGGACGACGTCCCGCACAGGTGGGTCCAGATGATGAAAGAGTCTATGAAGAGCATCGCCCCGCATTACTGCGCCCTCCGGATGCTCAAGGAGTACGTCACCAACTACTACCCCACCGTCTGCAGGTTTGCGGTCGGGTCGCGGGAGCAGATGGCAGGGCTTGAAGGGGTATGTCCGCCGGGTCCGGCACCTGAAAAGAAGTGA
- a CDS encoding ABC transporter ATP-binding protein: protein MRHMIEAENLSRDYGNVVAVNSVSLSVVEGELFGLLGPNGSGKTTMIRMLTGQVRPTSGSARVMGVDVTKDPVEVRRLVGIIPEQETPPSFLTAEEYLHFVARIRNLDSIEERCDRWFDLLEFRDKRDVLCKDLSRGTRQKLMFAQAFLHEPPLALIDEPLINLDPIMQRTVKDFLRRYVREGGTIFFSTHILEIAEEICDRVGIIHNGRLLHTGRLDEITASGGRSLEDFFLELVRGGAGA, encoded by the coding sequence ATGCGGCATATGATCGAGGCAGAGAACCTCTCCAGGGATTACGGCAACGTCGTCGCTGTGAACAGCGTCTCGCTCTCCGTTGTGGAGGGAGAACTCTTCGGGCTTCTCGGGCCGAACGGCTCGGGAAAGACAACGATGATCAGGATGCTCACCGGGCAGGTGCGGCCGACATCCGGTTCGGCCAGGGTGATGGGGGTAGATGTGACAAAAGATCCTGTAGAAGTCAGGAGACTGGTCGGGATCATCCCCGAGCAGGAGACACCGCCAAGCTTCCTCACCGCAGAAGAGTACCTCCATTTCGTGGCCCGCATCCGCAACCTGGATTCGATCGAGGAGCGGTGTGATCGCTGGTTTGACCTGCTGGAGTTCAGGGATAAGCGGGACGTACTGTGCAAGGACCTCTCGCGGGGAACCCGGCAGAAACTGATGTTTGCGCAGGCCTTCCTGCACGAACCTCCGCTTGCTCTCATCGACGAACCTCTGATCAACCTTGACCCCATCATGCAGAGGACGGTAAAGGACTTCCTGCGCCGTTACGTCCGGGAGGGTGGGACAATCTTCTTCTCCACCCATATCCTCGAGATCGCCGAAGAGATCTGCGACCGGGTCGGGATCATCCACAACGGCAGGCTCCTCCACACCGGTCGTCTTGACGAGATCACCGCGTCTGGCGGCAGGAGCCTGGAGGACTTCTTCCTCGAACTGGTTCGGGGTGGTGCCGGTGCCTGA
- a CDS encoding ROK family protein codes for MTTVIAVDLGGTNLRAALVDSDANILAHEIVPTPTTGPSGEVITAAIVARVETLLTLPEGKDALAIGVASAGPLDLGRGCVINSPNIAFPLVEIVEPLRERFGLPVFLINDARAGVLGERWAGAARGSDNVVYVTLSTGIGGGAVVNGSLLLGKDGNAGEIGHIPVDTRYSLVCGCGFAGHWEAYASAKNIPGFFAAWREAADLRRVGFDASSTRAIFEAAKEEDVVALAFMEALGEVNARGVSAVIVAYNPEIIVFDGPLARYHGDIVIRYMEPFIDRYLTLPRLAVSSLDGKAPLFGAAVYALEAL; via the coding sequence GTGACGACCGTGATTGCCGTTGACCTCGGCGGAACCAACCTGCGCGCTGCCCTGGTGGATTCCGATGCGAATATTCTCGCCCACGAAATAGTTCCGACGCCGACCACGGGGCCTTCCGGAGAGGTGATCACCGCCGCGATCGTCGCCCGGGTTGAGACTCTCCTCACGTTGCCGGAGGGGAAGGATGCTCTGGCCATAGGTGTTGCATCGGCGGGCCCGCTGGACCTGGGTCGCGGGTGTGTCATCAACTCGCCGAACATCGCCTTCCCTCTCGTCGAGATCGTCGAGCCGCTCCGGGAGCGGTTCGGGCTGCCTGTCTTCCTCATCAACGACGCCCGGGCCGGCGTCCTCGGCGAGCGGTGGGCTGGCGCCGCCCGCGGATCCGATAACGTCGTCTACGTCACCCTCTCTACCGGCATAGGTGGCGGTGCTGTGGTGAACGGCTCTCTCCTCCTCGGGAAGGACGGGAACGCCGGGGAGATCGGGCATATACCCGTTGATACCCGCTACAGCCTCGTCTGCGGGTGCGGGTTTGCCGGCCACTGGGAGGCCTACGCCTCCGCAAAGAACATCCCCGGGTTCTTTGCGGCCTGGCGGGAGGCGGCGGATCTCCGGCGGGTGGGTTTCGACGCCTCATCCACGCGGGCGATCTTCGAGGCGGCCAAGGAGGAGGACGTGGTTGCCCTTGCCTTTATGGAGGCTCTCGGAGAGGTGAACGCCCGTGGGGTCTCTGCAGTCATTGTAGCCTATAACCCTGAGATAATCGTGTTTGACGGCCCACTCGCGCGCTATCACGGCGATATCGTGATCAGGTACATGGAGCCGTTCATCGACCGCTACCTGACCCTTCCCCGGCTGGCAGTCTCCTCACTCGATGGTAAAGCACCGCTCTTTGGTGCGGCGGTATACGCGCTTGAGGCGCTTTGA
- a CDS encoding DUF5661 family protein produces the protein MARRDVTLDEAKTMGEKLGITWDEFDIEEFRRGMVVELEHGLRDPVTNVTDDDLLTTAKIALAHLNEFPDYYERLEEMEEEAEAYWAERKPKQ, from the coding sequence ATGGCACGAAGAGACGTAACACTGGATGAGGCAAAGACAATGGGTGAGAAGCTCGGCATCACATGGGATGAGTTCGATATCGAGGAGTTCCGGCGGGGAATGGTAGTCGAACTCGAGCATGGGCTTCGGGACCCGGTGACAAACGTCACTGACGACGATCTCCTCACCACAGCAAAGATCGCGCTTGCGCACTTGAACGAGTTCCCGGACTACTATGAGAGACTTGAGGAGATGGAGGAAGAGGCGGAGGCCTACTGGGCTGAGAGAAAGCCAAAACAATAG
- a CDS encoding type II glyceraldehyde-3-phosphate dehydrogenase, translating into MIKVAVNGYGTIGKRVADAVAAQPDMEVIGVSKTSVSAEAYIAKERGYPLYIADLSRKPAFEKAGLEVVGDVEAMIRAADIVVDATPGGVGAKNRPIYERLGKKAIFQGGEEHEVAGFSFNAHANYREAEGKQFARVVSCNSTGLVRLIHALDQAFGVERVRAVMVRRAADPDDIKRGPVDAIVLNPATIPSHHGPDVRTVLPQIDIVTLAMIVPTTFMHMHVVQMDLKSGTTREEVLKVFERHNRIGLIRKATGIVSNAQLREYTQDLGRPRTDLWENGVFEESVAVLNGKEFYCFQAIHQEADVVPENIDCIRAMLGTVKDPEESIRMTNEALGLVPIG; encoded by the coding sequence ATGATCAAAGTTGCTGTCAACGGTTACGGCACCATCGGCAAACGGGTCGCCGATGCAGTCGCCGCACAGCCCGACATGGAGGTTATCGGGGTATCCAAGACCAGTGTATCTGCCGAGGCATACATCGCAAAAGAGCGCGGCTACCCACTCTACATCGCAGACCTCAGCAGGAAGCCGGCATTCGAGAAGGCCGGTCTTGAGGTTGTCGGCGATGTCGAGGCCATGATCAGGGCCGCCGATATCGTCGTGGATGCCACTCCCGGAGGGGTCGGGGCGAAGAACCGGCCGATCTATGAACGTCTCGGTAAAAAAGCAATCTTTCAGGGCGGCGAGGAACACGAGGTTGCCGGCTTCTCCTTCAACGCCCACGCAAACTACCGTGAGGCCGAAGGAAAACAGTTCGCCCGGGTCGTCTCGTGCAACTCCACCGGACTCGTCCGGCTCATCCACGCCCTGGATCAGGCCTTCGGGGTCGAGCGCGTCCGGGCGGTGATGGTTAGGCGGGCCGCAGACCCAGACGACATTAAAAGGGGACCGGTTGATGCCATTGTCCTCAACCCGGCGACCATCCCGAGCCATCACGGGCCCGATGTCCGGACCGTCCTCCCGCAGATCGATATAGTCACACTGGCGATGATCGTCCCTACGACGTTCATGCACATGCACGTGGTACAGATGGACCTCAAGTCCGGGACAACGCGCGAAGAGGTGCTGAAGGTCTTTGAGAGGCACAACAGGATCGGGCTCATCCGCAAGGCGACCGGGATCGTAAGCAACGCCCAGCTCCGTGAGTATACCCAGGACCTCGGCCGGCCAAGAACCGACCTCTGGGAGAACGGTGTCTTTGAAGAGTCGGTTGCCGTTCTGAACGGGAAGGAGTTCTACTGCTTCCAGGCGATCCACCAGGAGGCGGATGTCGTTCCCGAGAACATCGACTGCATCCGTGCGATGCTCGGGACGGTGAAGGATCCGGAAGAATCCATCCGGATGACCAACGAAGCGCTCGGTCTCGTTCCCATAGGCTGA
- a CDS encoding tyrosine--tRNA ligase produces the protein MDPYELATRNTVEVVTEEELRALLDRPVRRVYTGYEPSGEIHLGHMVTVNKLMDLQQAGFEVTVLIADLHAFLNRKGTMEKIREIAEYNRRCFEGLGLSGARYVLGSEVQLTSDYELAVLELSQRVTLNRAKRSMDEVGRQMENPMVSQMVYPIMQMVDIATLAVDAAVGGIDQRKIHMLAREHLPSIGYPAPVCIHTPIINGLDGKKMSSSAGNVISVADSEEEIQRKIKKAFCPPEIENNPVLEILRYHVLPRSGKVTIRRPAKFGGDREFDAYEDLERAYAAGEIHPMDLKTATASHLIEILAPVHDYVFSR, from the coding sequence ATGGATCCATACGAACTGGCGACCCGTAATACTGTTGAGGTCGTAACCGAGGAGGAACTTCGGGCGCTCCTCGACCGCCCTGTTAGGCGGGTCTACACCGGCTACGAGCCGAGCGGGGAGATCCACCTCGGCCACATGGTGACGGTGAACAAACTGATGGACCTGCAGCAGGCGGGGTTTGAGGTGACCGTGCTTATCGCCGACCTCCATGCGTTCCTGAACCGCAAGGGGACGATGGAGAAGATCCGGGAGATAGCCGAGTACAACCGCCGATGTTTTGAGGGGCTCGGGCTTTCGGGCGCAAGATACGTCCTGGGCTCGGAGGTGCAGTTAACATCGGACTACGAACTTGCCGTCCTCGAACTCTCCCAGAGAGTCACCCTCAACCGCGCAAAGAGAAGTATGGACGAGGTCGGGCGGCAGATGGAGAACCCGATGGTCTCCCAGATGGTATACCCGATCATGCAGATGGTCGATATAGCGACGCTGGCGGTGGATGCCGCTGTGGGCGGGATCGACCAGCGGAAGATCCACATGCTCGCGCGGGAGCACCTCCCCTCGATCGGGTATCCGGCACCAGTATGTATCCATACACCGATCATAAACGGCCTTGATGGCAAGAAGATGTCATCGTCAGCCGGGAACGTGATATCGGTCGCCGATTCTGAGGAGGAGATCCAGCGAAAGATTAAGAAAGCGTTCTGCCCGCCAGAGATCGAGAACAATCCGGTGCTTGAGATCCTGCGCTACCACGTCTTACCGCGGAGCGGAAAGGTCACCATCCGCCGGCCCGCGAAGTTCGGCGGTGATCGGGAGTTTGACGCCTACGAAGACCTCGAACGCGCCTACGCCGCCGGGGAGATCCATCCAATGGACCTTAAGACGGCCACCGCCAGCCATCTCATAGAGATCCTCGCCCCAGTGCACGATTACGTCTTCAGCAGGTGA
- a CDS encoding serine protein kinase RIO, producing the protein MSRNEEYERFDREIAEMGVKIKDADSLKVRDDVFDEVTLIALYKLVHRKLISSIGGPISTGKEANVFYGERGAQGIAIKIYRIQTGNFKAMTNYLAGDRRFSSVRGTRKGIIFAWTKKEFSNLARAHEAGVPTPEPLAFDRNILLMEFLGEDEIPYPQLRNAEVEDYGAVYNEILAYVDLLYREARLVHADLSEYNILYHEKPYLIDMGQAVTLDHSQAHAFLVRDIRNLNRYFSRYCDVGDEEEIIAEIVSREQP; encoded by the coding sequence GTGAGCCGCAACGAAGAGTATGAACGATTCGACCGCGAGATCGCGGAGATGGGAGTCAAAATAAAAGACGCAGACTCCCTGAAGGTACGCGACGACGTCTTCGACGAGGTCACCCTTATCGCGCTCTACAAACTCGTCCACAGGAAACTGATCTCAAGCATCGGCGGGCCTATCAGCACCGGGAAAGAGGCAAACGTCTTCTACGGTGAACGTGGCGCGCAGGGGATAGCGATCAAGATCTACCGGATCCAGACCGGGAACTTCAAGGCGATGACCAACTACCTGGCAGGAGACCGGCGGTTCTCAAGCGTCCGGGGGACGCGCAAGGGTATAATCTTCGCCTGGACGAAGAAGGAGTTCAGCAACCTGGCCAGGGCACACGAGGCCGGGGTTCCAACCCCTGAACCGCTGGCGTTCGACCGAAACATACTCCTGATGGAGTTCCTGGGTGAAGACGAGATCCCATACCCGCAACTCCGGAACGCCGAAGTTGAGGACTACGGGGCGGTCTACAACGAGATACTCGCTTATGTGGATCTACTATACAGGGAGGCCCGTCTGGTTCACGCCGACCTATCCGAATACAATATCCTCTACCACGAGAAACCATATCTGATCGACATGGGGCAGGCGGTAACCCTGGATCACTCGCAGGCGCACGCGTTTCTGGTCAGGGACATCAGAAACCTGAATCGCTACTTCTCCCGCTACTGTGATGTGGGGGATGAAGAAGAGATAATTGCGGAAATAGTCAGCAGAGAGCAGCCTTGA
- a CDS encoding KH domain-containing protein, producing the protein MVTQEIKVSTSRIGALIGKGGSTKREIEDRTGIALQIDSEEGLVKIEGDDPVAVMTATSVVSAIGRGFSPERAFRLLDEEDMILVLIDLTDLAGTTQHLERLRGRIIGRSGTSRTQIEDMTGTEISVHGKTVAIIGLPEQVETARKAVEMLIQGVPHENVYAFLDRKKKEARQEMLEYYS; encoded by the coding sequence ATGGTAACACAGGAGATAAAAGTTTCAACATCAAGGATCGGCGCGCTCATCGGGAAAGGGGGATCCACGAAACGCGAGATCGAGGATAGGACAGGAATAGCCCTCCAGATCGACAGCGAAGAAGGTCTGGTGAAGATCGAGGGGGATGACCCGGTCGCGGTCATGACAGCGACGAGCGTTGTCTCTGCGATAGGTCGGGGCTTCTCGCCTGAGCGTGCATTCAGACTCCTCGATGAGGAGGACATGATCCTCGTTCTCATCGATCTCACCGACCTGGCGGGGACAACCCAACACCTCGAACGACTGCGGGGCCGGATCATAGGGAGGTCCGGCACCTCCAGGACCCAGATCGAGGATATGACCGGGACAGAGATCTCGGTCCACGGCAAGACGGTGGCGATCATCGGGCTTCCAGAACAGGTTGAGACCGCGAGGAAAGCAGTGGAAATGCTGATCCAGGGCGTACCTCACGAGAATGTCTACGCTTTCCTCGACCGGAAAAAGAAGGAAGCCAGGCAGGAGATGCTGGAATATTACTCGTGA